From Procambarus clarkii isolate CNS0578487 chromosome 73, FALCON_Pclarkii_2.0, whole genome shotgun sequence, one genomic window encodes:
- the LOC123774135 gene encoding uncharacterized protein isoform X1, giving the protein MVVRLEEDGLASSESVAVYRGTLSRANHLFSLTFCVRFKIFFLQQRGTLFFLYDSVDNRYWMLRAEVWLDKVRVAISHTWHFMPLDNQLWAFRWYHLCFTYNHLTFLIKTFLDGVGVRNSSYNVNRPAFGDYAAVGNGQAAAESFSGDITQVNVWDSILGDTDIQKIAACQTDPKGNFLSWEAGWTLHNVTSYDMSLDKFCNQEVGNIYFWFPDVTDDTAQYLCEALGTHLPLIKSLQDAQYLYQLSQKMWPKSDHCPVYIWTPLNDKKQENVWVASYDKNYIDNSSYWSPDEPNGYRYENCAAVRIDGLIDDDCSWRRCALCTFTEPKRFSLLGTCEPELRNIYFVAYQEEYGGLIFRSYGSNHIKKVNGTWIYVNEVEDYIIAKMEEFDPDFPMGRRWWQLEREVCGQPSGGRRLMLLTPCLSNHYTCDDGTCIPHHYRCDLKYDCRDLSDELECELILFPKDYHQNLPPRVPGKEDSKLPVVINVIIKSIDIQTVAMSMKLSYEIEMIWFDNRLQYYNLKSNDSLNSPTVDVMMKLWSPLVKLLNTDTIDQTLLAADTNTLVKRFTQPFGRDEGAAGEVDMYSGEENPISVSRKYSTVYACQFDLTLYPFDNQHCDIHLQIVSGQVSFLEVHSNSTVVYLGSNVLNEYKIGDVKVLLRKDYLAGEARVRVPMTRQFGNSILNIYIPSLILMIISYLTFYFRTSIFDVRVMVTLTALLVLATLFAQASNSLPNTSYFKMVDIWLLFCVGITFLVIIFHILIDNRLFKDQKMTQVKHFGMPASHKKQELIGLRDRCRWAPDYTVEQLEMVAKVFVFLLMVCFMVGYLLYIAT; this is encoded by the exons ATGGTTGTAAGGCTAGAGGAGGATGGCCTAGCCTCCAGCGAGAGCGTCGCCGTGTACCGAGGGACTCTCAGCCGGGCCAACCATCTCTTCTCTCTCACCTTCTGCGTCAGGTTCAAGATATTTTTTCTTCAGCAGCGTGGCACGCTGTTCTTCCTGTACGACAGTGTGGATAATCGCTATTGGATGCTGAGAGCTG aggtgtgGCTGGACAAGGTGAGGGTGGctatctcacacacctggcactttATGCCTCTCGATAACCAACTCTGGGCCTTCAG GTGGTACCATCTTTGTTTCACCTATAACCACCTCACCTTCTTGATTAAAACCTTCCTTGATGGAGTGGGTGTGAGAAACAGTTCCTATAACGTCAACCGGCCGGCTTTCGGGGACTACGCTGCCGTGGGCAATGGCCAGGCCGCTGCCGAGAGCTTCAGCGGGGACATTACTCAG GTCAATGTGTGGGACAGTATACTAGGTGATACAGACATCCAGAAGATTGCAGCCTGCCAAACTGACCCCAAGGGAAACTTCCTCTCATGGGAGGCAGGCTGGACACTCCACAACGTAACTTCTTATGACATGTCTCTGGACAAATTTTGTAATCAAGAAGTGGGCAATATTTACTTCTGGTTTCCTGATGTTACTGACGACACTGCTCAGTACCTGTGTGAAGCTCTGGGCACTCACCTGCCGCTAATAAAAAGCTTGCAAGATGCTCAGTACCTGTACCAACTCTCGCAGAAAATGTGGCCTAAAAGTGACCATTGCCCTGTCTACATCTGGACTCCTCTCAATGATAAGAAACAAGAAAATGTTTGGGTAGCTTCTTATGACAAGAATTATATCGATAATTCCTCCTATTGGTCTCCAGATGAGCCTAATGGTTATAGATATGAAAACTGTGCAGCAGTACGAATAGACGGACTGATTGACGACGATTGCTCCTGGCGTAGGTGCGCACTCTGCACATTTACGGAACCCAAGAGATTTTCCTTGCTAGGGACATGTGAGCCAGAACTGCGCAATATTTACTTTGTCGCGTACCAAGAGGAATACGGTGGTTTGATCTTCAGGAGTTACGGATCAAACCACATTAAGAAAGTGAATGGGACATGGATTTACGTAAACGAAGTGGAAGACTACATTATAGCCAAGATGGAAGAATTTGATCCCGACTTTCCAATGGGGCGCAGATGGTGGCAGctggagagagaggtgtgtggccAGCCAAGCGGTGGTCGACGTCTCATGCTACTCACACCTTGTCTCTCTAACCATTATACATGTGATGACGGGACCTGCATCCCTCACCACTATCGCTGTGATCTCAAATATGATTGTAGAGATCTAAGCGACGAGCTGGAATGTGAGCTCATCTTattccccaaagattaccaccagaATCTTCCTCCGAGAGTGCCTGGGAAGGAGGACTCGAAGCTTCCAGTTGTCATAAATGTTATCATTAAATCCATAGATATCCAGACGGTTGCAATGTCCATGAAATTATCTTATGAAATAGAGATGATATGGTTTGATAACAGGCTTCAGTATTATAATTTGAAGTCAAATGACAGCTTAAACAGCCCAACCGTTGACGTGATGATGAAGCTGTGGTCGCCGCTGGTGAAGCTCCTCAACACTGACACCATCGACCAAACACTCTTGGCCGCAGATACCAACACTCTTGTCAAAAGATTCACTCAGCCCTTCGGAAGGGACGAGGGAGCTGCTGGTGAAG TGGACATGTATTCTGGAGAAGAGAACCCCATATCTGTGAGCAGGAAGTACAGCACAGTGTACGCCTGTCAGTTCGACCTCACACTCTACCCCTTCGACAACCAGCACTGTGACATCCACCTTCAGATTGTGTCTGGCCAGGTGTCCTTCCTCGAAGTCCACTCTAACTCCACCGTTGTCTACTTGGGAAGCAATGTCCTCAATGAATACAAG ATCGGGGACGTGAAGGTGCTCCTGAGGAAGGACTACCTGGCAGGCGAGGCTCGGGTCCGGGTGCCCATGACACGACAGTTTGGCAACTCCATCCTCAACATCTACATTCCTTCCCTCATCCTCATGATCATCAGCTACCTCACCTTCTACTTCAGAACCTCCATCTTCGACGTGCGAGTCATGGTCACTCTCACGGCCCTTCTCGTCCTCGCTACACTCTTCGCTCAG GCATCAAATTCGCTGCCCAACACCTCGTACTTCAAGATGGTGGACATTTGGTTGCTATTCTGCGTGGGCATCACCTTCCTGGTCATCATATTTCATATTTTGATCGATAATCGACTCTTTAAGGACCAAAAGATGACCCAAGTGAAACATTTTGGCATGCCAGCGTCGCACAAGAAGCAGGAGCTGATAGGACTCCGTGACCGCTGCCGCTGGGCGCCGGACTACACTGTGGAGCAGTTGGAGATGGTGGCCAAGGTCTTCGTTTTTCTTCTCATGGTTTGCTTCATGGTTGGTTACCTGCTGTATATAGCAACCTGA
- the LOC123774135 gene encoding uncharacterized protein isoform X2: MVVRLEEDGLASSESVAVYRGTLSRANHLFSLTFCVRFKIFFLQQRGTLFFLYDSVDNRYWMLRAEVWLDKVRVAISHTWHFMPLDNQLWAFRWYHLCFTYNHLTFLIKTFLDGVGVRNSSYNVNRPAFGDYAAVGNGQAAAESFSGDITQVNVWDSILGDTDIQKIAACQTDPKGNFLSWEAGWTLHNVTSYDMSLDKFCNQEVGNIYFWFPDVTDDTAQYLCEALGTHLPLIKSLQDAQYLYQLSQKMWPKSDHCPVYIWTPLNDKKQENVWVASYDKNYIDNSSYWSPDEPNGYRYENCAAVRIDGLIDDDCSWRRCALCTFTEPKRFSLLGTCEPELRNIYFVAYQEEYGGLIFRSYGSNHIKKVNGTWIYVNEVEDYIIAKMEEFDPDFPMGRRWWQLEREVCGQPSGGRRLMLLTPCLSNHYTCDDGTCIPHHYRCDLKYDCRDLSDELECELILFPKDYHQNLPPRVPGKEDSKLPVVINVIIKSIDIQTVAMSMKLSYEIEMIWFDNRLQYYNLKSNDSLNSPTVDVMMKLWSPLVKLLNTDTIDQTLLAADTNTLVKRFTQPFGRDEGAAGEVDMYSGEENPISVSRKYSTVYACQFDLTLYPFDNQHCDIHLQIVSGQVSFLEVHSNSTVVYLGSNVLNEYKASNSLPNTSYFKMVDIWLLFCVGITFLVIIFHILIDNRLFKDQKMTQVKHFGMPASHKKQELIGLRDRCRWAPDYTVEQLEMVAKVFVFLLMVCFMVGYLLYIAT, translated from the exons ATGGTTGTAAGGCTAGAGGAGGATGGCCTAGCCTCCAGCGAGAGCGTCGCCGTGTACCGAGGGACTCTCAGCCGGGCCAACCATCTCTTCTCTCTCACCTTCTGCGTCAGGTTCAAGATATTTTTTCTTCAGCAGCGTGGCACGCTGTTCTTCCTGTACGACAGTGTGGATAATCGCTATTGGATGCTGAGAGCTG aggtgtgGCTGGACAAGGTGAGGGTGGctatctcacacacctggcactttATGCCTCTCGATAACCAACTCTGGGCCTTCAG GTGGTACCATCTTTGTTTCACCTATAACCACCTCACCTTCTTGATTAAAACCTTCCTTGATGGAGTGGGTGTGAGAAACAGTTCCTATAACGTCAACCGGCCGGCTTTCGGGGACTACGCTGCCGTGGGCAATGGCCAGGCCGCTGCCGAGAGCTTCAGCGGGGACATTACTCAG GTCAATGTGTGGGACAGTATACTAGGTGATACAGACATCCAGAAGATTGCAGCCTGCCAAACTGACCCCAAGGGAAACTTCCTCTCATGGGAGGCAGGCTGGACACTCCACAACGTAACTTCTTATGACATGTCTCTGGACAAATTTTGTAATCAAGAAGTGGGCAATATTTACTTCTGGTTTCCTGATGTTACTGACGACACTGCTCAGTACCTGTGTGAAGCTCTGGGCACTCACCTGCCGCTAATAAAAAGCTTGCAAGATGCTCAGTACCTGTACCAACTCTCGCAGAAAATGTGGCCTAAAAGTGACCATTGCCCTGTCTACATCTGGACTCCTCTCAATGATAAGAAACAAGAAAATGTTTGGGTAGCTTCTTATGACAAGAATTATATCGATAATTCCTCCTATTGGTCTCCAGATGAGCCTAATGGTTATAGATATGAAAACTGTGCAGCAGTACGAATAGACGGACTGATTGACGACGATTGCTCCTGGCGTAGGTGCGCACTCTGCACATTTACGGAACCCAAGAGATTTTCCTTGCTAGGGACATGTGAGCCAGAACTGCGCAATATTTACTTTGTCGCGTACCAAGAGGAATACGGTGGTTTGATCTTCAGGAGTTACGGATCAAACCACATTAAGAAAGTGAATGGGACATGGATTTACGTAAACGAAGTGGAAGACTACATTATAGCCAAGATGGAAGAATTTGATCCCGACTTTCCAATGGGGCGCAGATGGTGGCAGctggagagagaggtgtgtggccAGCCAAGCGGTGGTCGACGTCTCATGCTACTCACACCTTGTCTCTCTAACCATTATACATGTGATGACGGGACCTGCATCCCTCACCACTATCGCTGTGATCTCAAATATGATTGTAGAGATCTAAGCGACGAGCTGGAATGTGAGCTCATCTTattccccaaagattaccaccagaATCTTCCTCCGAGAGTGCCTGGGAAGGAGGACTCGAAGCTTCCAGTTGTCATAAATGTTATCATTAAATCCATAGATATCCAGACGGTTGCAATGTCCATGAAATTATCTTATGAAATAGAGATGATATGGTTTGATAACAGGCTTCAGTATTATAATTTGAAGTCAAATGACAGCTTAAACAGCCCAACCGTTGACGTGATGATGAAGCTGTGGTCGCCGCTGGTGAAGCTCCTCAACACTGACACCATCGACCAAACACTCTTGGCCGCAGATACCAACACTCTTGTCAAAAGATTCACTCAGCCCTTCGGAAGGGACGAGGGAGCTGCTGGTGAAG TGGACATGTATTCTGGAGAAGAGAACCCCATATCTGTGAGCAGGAAGTACAGCACAGTGTACGCCTGTCAGTTCGACCTCACACTCTACCCCTTCGACAACCAGCACTGTGACATCCACCTTCAGATTGTGTCTGGCCAGGTGTCCTTCCTCGAAGTCCACTCTAACTCCACCGTTGTCTACTTGGGAAGCAATGTCCTCAATGAATACAAG GCATCAAATTCGCTGCCCAACACCTCGTACTTCAAGATGGTGGACATTTGGTTGCTATTCTGCGTGGGCATCACCTTCCTGGTCATCATATTTCATATTTTGATCGATAATCGACTCTTTAAGGACCAAAAGATGACCCAAGTGAAACATTTTGGCATGCCAGCGTCGCACAAGAAGCAGGAGCTGATAGGACTCCGTGACCGCTGCCGCTGGGCGCCGGACTACACTGTGGAGCAGTTGGAGATGGTGGCCAAGGTCTTCGTTTTTCTTCTCATGGTTTGCTTCATGGTTGGTTACCTGCTGTATATAGCAACCTGA